The Nicotiana tomentosiformis chromosome 9, ASM39032v3, whole genome shotgun sequence genome contains the following window.
cttaggagaagcagaatttctagatatccacacttagagaaattggcacttgcactgataagtgcctctagaaagttaagaccataatttcaatgtcaccccatatgtgtattaaccacttacccacttcgtaatattttgcacaagcccgaactatcaggccgattggccaaatgggccgtcgaactcagtgggtacgatatcgaatatcaaccctgtacggccatcaaatctcaaattttagcggacttcgtggccgatttcatgccaaccctcgtacccgaagtcgaaaaggaactcttgttgaaattgggtacatcatcgggggtatggttccttttcacagacggggcttcgaacgtgaaggggtccgggataGGCATTGTTTTAAAGCCgcctacgggtagcactattaggcaatctatcaaaactactaggttgactaataacgaggccgagtatgaggccatgattacaggtctcgagcaagctaaaagcttgggagcagaagccaatgaagccaaatgtgactctttactagtgttaaatcaagtaaacaaaaccttcgaagttcgagaggatagaatgcaaaggtatttggacaaactgtaggtcactttgcaccatgtCAAAGagtggactttacagcatgtaccacgagaacaaaacagtgaggccgatgcacttgcaaatttgggattaTCGGTCGAGGAAGACGAGATAATcttggggactgtcgttcaactctcgagatctgtgatcgaagaaggtcatgccgagataaattctacaagcttaacctgggattggaggaataagtatattgaatacttggagaatggaaagctcccatcggatccTAAacattcgagggccctacgaaccaaagctgcaaaattcacattgactgcagatggaacattataccgaaggacattcgatggaccattggcagaaTGCTTAGTTCCAGGAGACACCAACCatatcctacgtgagattcacgatgGTGCTGGTGGAAATCACTCCgatgccgattcattagtccgaaaaataattaaggcagggtattattggatcgatatggacaaagatgcaaaggactttgttcgaaaatgtgacaaatgttaAAGGTTtacaccaatgatccatcagctcggagagcaacttcactcagtcctatccccatggccattcatgaaatggggaatggatatcgtcggccctcttccatcggccccagataaagctaagttcattttatttatgactgactatttctctaaatgggttgaagcacatgcattcgtgaaagtaagagagaaagcggttatagactttatctgggatcatatcgtatgtcgattcgggatacctgcCAAAATAGTACGTTACAATAGGAAACAGTTTATCGACAGAAAGTGATGAAATTCCTTGAAGACcgcaaaataaaaaggatattatcaacactatatcaccctagtgggaatagACAAGccaaatcaacgaacaaaactatcattcaaaacctaaagaaaaggttgaacgacactaagggaaaatggagagaaatcctacccgaagttctttgggcatatcaaacaacatcaaaatctagtacgggggctaCCCccttctccttagtatatggcttcgaagtcttgattccagtcgaagtcggggaacccagtgccaggtttcgatatacaacagaagagtcaaatcatgaggctatgaatactagtcttgaattattggatgaaaaacgagaaactgctctcgtccaattggccgccaaAAAGCAGGGAATCGAAAGATaatataatcgaagaaccaagcttcacCATTTTAAACTCGgtgacttagtgctaaggaaagtcaccctcagtacccgaaatccaaacgaaggaaaactgagtccaaactgggaaggaccgaatcaggttctcgaaaacgtcggaaaaggatcctacaagctcggtattataaacggcaaacaactatcaaacaATTGGAATGTATCGCACCTTAAACAAttctactgctaaggtatgaccctcccatattcgtttatatttcgaaacCAACCCTTGCATAAGTCCGAtcaggaacaaggatggatccttcaatacgaagccctaggtctgaaagcacgcgttgcacctttttttcccttagaccggttttatcccaaatgggtttttcggcaaggtttttaatgaggcaaccattgatcgtgctaacttagaaataattcgacagtatccgaggcctatTTATAATCGACCTCAAATACTAGGGGGCATtacccctcaaatatatcaagttcgatgcaagaaagttacttcataacaacagggttccaataggaaaaagtgtaagagccaaatggtcaaaacgaaccatgctcatgtagttggcccgagccctgacgcaaaacatgaacacatgtataatgacttacaaagaaaacTTTCTTCTTTactgatatcttatatccaagaaatattcctctatttagagatttattatgcaaacaggcttaaggtaaATCAACGAGTTCGAGAAACACTCACCCAActataaagcccaagggctacaccaacttgagttcgagcaaccattctcactcggggactatctacatagcccaagggctaccctatttcaagttcgagcaagcactcactcgaccattatgcctacgggctacattacttcaagttctaATCACTCACtttactactaagcctacgggctacttttatttcgagttcgagcaagcactcactcgaccattacacctacgggctacattactttgagttctaatcactcactcgactaataagcctacgggtgacatcatctcgagtttgagcaaccACTCAcacgaccattaagcctacgggctacattacatcgagttcgaaatgactcactcgactactaagcctacaggatacttttattccgagttcgagcaagcactcactcgactattaagcctacgggctatattacttcgagttcgaatcactcactcgactaataagcctacgggctacatcatctcgagtttgagcaatcactcactcgaccattaagcctacgggctacattacttcgagttcgaaattagtcactcgactactaagcctacgggctacctttatttctagttcgagaagcactcactcgaccattaagtctacgggctacattacttagagttcgaatcactcactcgactactaagcctatgggctacttttatttcgagttggagcaagcactcactcgaccattatgcctacgggctacattactttgagttcgaatcaatcactcaactactaagcctatgggctacttttattccgagttcgagcaagcattcactcggctataaagcctacgggctacattacttcgagttcgaatcagtcACTCGACTtataagactacgggctacatcatctcgagtttgagaaatcactcactcaaccattaagcctacaggctacatcatCTCAactttgagcaatcactcactcgaccattaagcttacgagctacattacttcgagttcgaaaccaCTCACTCGGCCTTtatatcgagttcgagcaagcactcactcgaccattaagcctacgagctacattaattcgagtttgaatcactcactcaactaataagcctacgggctatatcatCTCAAGTTTGAGCAAtcaatcactcgaccattaagtctacaggatacattacttcgagttcgaaatcactacctcgactactaagcctacgggctactcttatttcgagttcgagcaaacattcactcgaccaataagcctacgggctacatcatctcgaaTTTGAGCtatcactcacttgaccattaaagcctacgggctacattacctcgagtttgaaagcactcgctcgaccattaagtctacgggctacattacttcgagttcgaaaacactcactctaccattaagtctgtgggctacattatttcgagttcaaatcactcactcgactaataagcctacgggctgtaTTACTTCAAGTTAAAGAAATCAcccaactcgactactaagcctatgggctaccttatttcaagattgagtaagcgctcactcggttataaaggctacaaagtctaaatttgatcaaattgcctaaagccttatgaaaacattcataaggcatgaataaaataaaatattcacAAGGCAGGAAATAAAATAGAGGCAagtcgggaaaagaaaagatatttatatatgtataaaagattgtttacatgattgtttGCAACGTCCAGAATGGAAAcgaagggctaagtttcttggttatctccgggggcggtctcttctccatcgggctcctccccgctcttgGACCCGCTCTTTctcccatcatcgtcatcatcatcgtcgtcgtcatcatcggaagccaaggcttcagcatcgaccTCGAGCTCTTTAGcactttttatctcttcagtaagatcgaaacctcaagcatggatctcctcaagggtctccctccgagatcggcactcagtaagttcagcaacccaatgtgctcgggTGTTGGCAGTCTTGGCTGtctctcttgcttgtacctgagtAGCTTTAGCATctgcccgatagacggccactaaTGCATCTGTATAGGACTTTGCTTTTTCAGCATCAGATTTGGCCTTAGCAAGctcggaggccaaccgagcctcgagttcCTCTATTCTTCTCGCTTGAACCatgctcttctccttcatgccttgtaGTTGGCTTGCAGTCGATGACAATTGGACCTGAACAGTTTCCTTTTCTGCAGCAAGACGGTCCACGCCATCTTTCCATCCTATAGTCTCCGCCCTTATTGTATCAACTTCCTCACGAAGCTGCCCGATCGTCTCGAGTTTCTGCTGCAgttgtgagatcgaaatattaccCTCCAATCATGAATCAAGCCCATAAGTTCATAATATTATCAATACCTGCTCGGTCAGTTCGGTctggtcttgatgagccttggACAACTCAGCTCGAAGACCattgatttcttcttccctttgcccGAAAAGGAGTTTAAGGGTATTCCTCTCCTCTGTAACCCGTCAGAGGTCGGTCTCGAACTGATGCAGCTCAGCttgagaccgagaacatgcttctcgatgaaccgccATGGCCTGcgaagaaataagaaaagaagttagaaaagaatagcaaaacataaaaattaatatcGAGGGCTCCTAAATCTTTGGCTTCCCGAATAGCCCCTTCGAAAAAGGCAGGGAGAGTGGGTGAATCTCCGATTACTATTtccccaagcgactcgcttggggcgttctcctcagttcggagagcttcaAGACCGGCCCCTTCCGATGtacccaccgtttgttgacttAAGTAGGAAGCATCCTTGATCTCtaatgactcggggactttgctCGAGCCTTCCTCCGATATCTCCTTGGTCCGAGGCGGAGCCTTATAAATCACCATCGATTCATTTGCCTTTGGGGCATCAATGCTTTTCTTCATTCGGTCCGCCAGCATGGacccgtcattttcttcttctttgtcgtcttcatcccttagacgcaaaaCTGATTCTATGGTCAAAGGAATGGTACTCTTCCTTGGCTTACGAACCATCCTCGTCTTCGGTATTGGATCTTCGGAAgcagaggccctttttctcttcttaTCCTTCACCGTCTTTGgaacagaggccgaagcctctttctcgacggacgagggcctcaaaaccgtaTCTTTTCCCACACCTACATACAGGAAAATTTATTGAAGTATTTAGAAAGcatctcgttcgaactaccaaaaatacgagaaaggggcttaccatgatttttggcctcctatCATCCCTTTGATAATttacgccatgagcgctcggcgtatgtggaggtcgaagccagatctcgtacccagttcttgagatcgagaACTGCACCgagcatccagggaaccgctgaatcacaaaaaggggatatcggtgagaaaataaatgaaagggaaaaatagtaggagataacatcAGAATTACACCTACGCTTCATGTttcactcctcgggaaaaggcatcttttcagtcggaatcaggtccgaagtccttactcgaatgaaCTTGCCCATctagcctcgatccttgtcctcatctATTCTCGAGAATAGAACCTTGGTAGCCGGACACTGTAGTTTTATTAACCTGcctcgaaaaaggcgaggatagtacaatcagatgagatggtcgagggtgaaaggcatcccctcgatatTGTTCATGAAGTATCGAATCAAAAtaatgatccgccaaaaagaaggatggatctggcctagggttatttggtattgacagaAGAAATCAATAATAACGGGGTCAAGGGGACCTAACATAAAAGGGTAAGTATGCACACTtaaaaaaccctttcacgtaagaggTGATATCTTTGTCAGAAGACgggattactatttctttgttctcacaattgcaatctttctttagctgtttgaggtgcCTCTCGattatcgaacacatataccttgATACTGGCTCACTCGAGGATTATctacgaagcccaagggctaccctatttcgagttcgagcaagcactcactcgaccattaagccttcgggctacattactttgagttcaaatcactcactcgactactaagcctacgggctacttttatttcgagttcgagaaagcactcactcgaccattacacctacgggctatattactttgagttcgaatcactcactcgactaacaagcctacgggctacatcatctcgagtttgagcaaccactcactcgaccattaagcctacgggctacattacgtCGAGTTCGAAATcagtcactcgactactaagcctacgggctacctttatttctagttcgagaaagcactcacttgaccattaagtctacgggctacattacttcgagttcgaatcactcactcgactactaagcctacgggctacttttatttcgagttcgagcaagcactcactcgaccattatgcctacaggctacattactacgagttcgaatcaatcactcgactactaagcctatgggctacttttattccgagttcgagcaagcactcactcgactattaagcctacgggctacattacttcgagttcgaatcactcactcgacttataagactacgggctacatcatcttgagtttgagcaatcacttactcaaccattaggcctacgggctacatcatctcaagtttgagaaatcactcactcgaccattaagcttacgagctacattacttcgagttcaaaatcactcactcgcctactaagcctacgggctacctttatatcgagttcgagcaagcactcactcgaccattaagcctacgagctacattaattcgagtttgaatcactcactcaactaataagcctacgggctacattaactcaagtttgagcaatcactcactcgaccattaagtctacgagatacattacttcgagttcgaaatcactcacttgactactaagcctacgggctactcttatttcgagttcgagcaaacattcactcgaccaataagcctacgggctacatcatctcgaaTTTGAGCtatcactcacttgaccattaaagcctacgggttacattacctcgagtttgaaagcactcgctcgaccattaagcctacgggctacattacttcgagttcaaaaacactcactctaccattaagcctgcgggctacattatttcgagttcaaatcactcactcgactaataagcctacgggctatatcatctcgagtttgagcaatcactcactcgactaataagcctacgggctgtaTTACTTCAAGTTAAAGaaatcactcaactcgactactaagcctatgggcttcCTTATTTCAAGATTGAGTAAGCgttcactcggttataaaggctacaaagtctaaatttgatcaaattgcctaaagccttatgaaaacattcataaggcatgaataatataaaatcttcacaaggcaggaaATAAAATAGAGGCAagtcgggaaaagaaaagatatttatatatgtatacaagattgtttacatgattgtttACAACGTCCAGAATGGAAAcgaagggctaagtttcttggttatctccgggagcggtctcttctccatcgggcacctccccgctctcggacccgctcttactcccatcatcgtcatcatcaacATCGTCGTCATcgtcggaagccaaggcttcagcatcgaccTCGAGCTCTTTAGcactttttatctcttcagtaagatcgaaacctcaagcatggatctcctcaagggtctccctccgagatcggcacttagtaagttcagcaacccaatgtgctcgggTGTTGGCAATCTCGGCTGTCTCTCTTGCTTGTACTTGAGTAGCTTCAACATctgcccgatagacggccactaaTGCATCCGTATAGTACTTTGCTTTTTCGACATCATATTTGGCCTTAGCAAGctcggaggccaaccgagcctggAGTTCCTCTATTCTTCTCGCTTGAACCatgctcttctccttcatgccttatAGTTGGCTTGCAGTCGATGACAATTGGACCTGAACAGTTTCCTTTTCTGCAGCAAGACGGTCCACGCCATCTTTCCATCCTATAGTCTCCTCCCCTATTGTATCAACTTCCTCACGAAGCTGCCCGATCGTCTCAagtttctgctgcagctgtgagatcgaaatattaccCTCCAATCATGAATCAAGCCCATAAGTTCATAATATTATCAATACCTGCTCGGTCAGTTCGGTctggtcttgatgagccttggccaactcagctcgaagacctttgatttcttcttccctttgcccGGAAAGGAGTTTAAGGGTATTCCTCTCCTTTGTAACTCGTCGGAGGTCGGTCTTGAACCGATGCAGCCCAGCttgagaccgagaacatgcttctcgatgaaccgccACGGCctgcgaagaaagaagaaaagaagttagaaaagaatagcaaaacataaaaattaatatcAATAAAGAGAGTTAAGAGCTTACCTGATTCAGAGCTAGCTGCACTACACAGAGAAGGCCCGACACATCACTTGGACCAGTAGCGTCCTCAACCccagtaaacaaatcacagaAGGGGTCCTGTCCTTCATGAGACCGGCTCATCTCGAGGGCTCCTAAATCTTGGGCTTCCCAAATAGCCCCTTCAGAAAAGGCAGGGAGAGTGGGCGAATCTCCGATTACTATTTCCCCAAGTgactcgcttggggcgttctcctcagttcggagagcttcaAGACCGGCCCCTTCTGATTTTCCTCCTATTTGTTGACTTCAGTAGGAAGCATCCTTGATCTCTAATGACTCGAGGACTTTGCTCGAGCCTTCCTCCGATATCTCCTCAGTCCGCGGCGGAGCCTTATAAATCACCATCGATTCATCTGCCTTTGGGGCATCAATGTTTTTCTTCATTCGGGCCGCCAGCATGGacccgtcattttcttcttctttgtcatcttcatcccttagacgcataaCTGATTCTATGGTCAAAGGAATGGTACTCTTCCTTggcttacgagccatcctcaTCTTCGGTATTGGATCTTCGGAAgcagaggccctttttctcttattatccttcaccggctttggaacagaggccgaagcctcttcctcgacgaacgagggcctcaaaaccgtaTCTTTTCCCACACCTATATACAGGAAACTTTATTGAAGTATATAGAAAGcatctcgttcgaactaccaaaaatacgagaaaggggcttaccatgatttttggcctcccatcatCCCTTTGACAATttacgccatgagcgctcggcgtatgtggaggtcgaagccagatctcgtacccagttcttgagggaACCGCTGAATCAAAAAAAGGGGATATAggtgagaaaataaatgaaaggGCAAAATAGTAGGATATAAcatcagaattacacttacgcttcatgtttcaCTCCTCGgaaaaaggcatcttttcagtcagaatcaagtccgaagtccttactcgaacgaacttgcccatccagcctcgatccttgtcctcgtctatgccgGAGAATagaaccttggtagcccgacactgtagttttattaacccgcctcgaaaaAGCGAGGATAGTACAAtcagatgagatggtcgagggtgaaaggcatcccctcgatatTGTTCACGAAGTATCAAATCAAAATAATGAtgcgccaaaaagaaggatggatctggcctagggttatttggtattgatggcagaaatcaataataacggggtcgaggggacctaacgtaaAATGGTAAGTATGCACACTtaaaaaaccctttcacgtaagaggtgatatcttcgtcagaagacgggattactatttctttgttctcacaattgcaatctttctttagctgtttgaggtgcCTCTCGATTATTAAACAAGAAGATAcgaaaaagaacttggaaaatttggaagatagaagatgtaaaaatgataaatggtaaaaggaagggcaatttatagattgaagcaatggcggttcaatatcagcggtggccgaccacagtctgacacgcattaaatgccttggtaaactaaACTGACGGGACATCTACCATGTatgtcatggtcgggctcgatgcaaacgtcagtgcaTATCCTATCGAGCCATTGAGAAATTAGTGGTAGttgaaatttaataaattacAAAATTATTTTCTCAGAtgtagtaatttttccaaaagtaATAACGTGCTAATAATCCTTTGTCGTGACTatggattcgcttgcgtagcgctaTTATgtcaaaattaataaatttcgtctggatcacgcattcgcttgcgtagtgtGGTTATGACATCTTATTATTAAAAACATACTTTAAATAATCTTAATAATCAAGCACTAAAGGCATATATAGGCGAAACatgaaaatcatataaatcacagtttgtccaaaattagttcaaaccaagttgtagtcaataaagtgacTGTGCTGGAACTACGTGATTCGGGGAGTGCCTCACACCATCTCCCTGGTCAACATAATTTCTTACCCAGTCTCCTATTTTCGTAGACCAATAATAAAAAGAGTCAACCTTCTTTGACTAG
Protein-coding sequences here:
- the LOC138898535 gene encoding uncharacterized protein: MKEKSMVQARRIEELQARLASELAKAKYDVEKAKYYTDALVAVYRADVEATQVQARETAEIANTRAHWIKSAKELEVDAEALASDDDDDVDDDDDGSVGKDTVLRPSSVEKEASASVPKTVKDKKRKRASASEDPIPKTRMVRKPRKSTIPLTIESVLRLRDEDDKEEENDGSMLADRMKKSIDAPKANESMVIYKAPPRTKEISEEGSSKVPESLEIKDASYLSQQTVGTSEGAGLEALRTEENAPSESLGEIQKLETIGQLREEVDTIRAETIGWKDGVDRLAAEKETVQVQLSSTASQLQGMKEKSMVQARRIEELEARLASELAKAKSDAEKAKSYTDALVAVYRADAKATQVQARETAKTANTRAHWVAELTECRSRRETLEEIHA